AGAATATGGATATGCCTATGTAATGTGGTCAATATCAAAACCAGCACCAGAGATTTGTAAAGGTTTTTTTATTTAGGAAAAATACAACCATGAAGATACAGAAtgcttaaaaaaaaatcaaatacaaaACCAATCTGATGCTATGATGAGAACAGTTGTGAAATCACTCCATTTGTACCCTCATAAAAAGTAGGTTTGTTGAAAAGAGCTCATAAGTAGTAGTTACCTTCAAGCACTGGCCCGCTTCACATTAATTCACCGCTGTGTACTCAACTGTCATGTGACAGCTCCTTATTCAAAATGTGCagctaataaaataaaaaccgTTCTCAGTAGAAACCAAAATAAATTAGACAAGAACCTGCCATAGATAGGTCAGTCAAACAACAGATCAGTGATCCAGAAAACAATTGAGCAGGCCCTCTTCATTTACCGGAACCCACAGCGATCCTAACAAGCCCAGTGGACTAGAGAACGtctccaccatccctccctctgtcagGTAGAACAGTGCAAACATGATGGTAGTGATGGAAGGTTTCAGACCTTTGTGTACATTTCCCTCATTCAGACTCATCACCATTAATGGGTGGCAAAGCAGTCACAATCAAATCAACCAAAATAAGTGCAAGCATTTTCGTACTTTGTTACAGAGCAGAGCTTTGAAACTACAACAGCATTACCATTCTCTATCCAAGATACATTCCCTGTCTCTCAGCTTGTGCCTCTTCCGTGCACAGCCCAAAGTGAGGCAAAGGCCTACAGCACATGAGCCTTGCTCTTTCGAGCTCCCCACAAAAACTGTAAATGAAAATTTCGTTCTCTGCGGTTTTCAATAACAAATAAGGAGGATCAGAAAGTAAAAAACAAAAACTTGGAACAGACCGGTGGTGGGTGGCTCGGAGTGCAAGCCAGCCCTCCCCGCACTTATCCAGGACTGCTCTTATCTACATGGTGGGTTTCAGAAGAAGATTTAAAGTGTCGCGGAGCAGCAGGCGCTGGGCTAGGACCAGGCCAGGCCCGCCGTCATCGGGATGGGGCCGCCGGTTCGGGGTGAGGGGCCGTGCCCAGACGACAGGCATCCGGACGCCACTGTCCTACCAGCCACCCTCGTCACCTGCAGAGAAGTTGGAAAGACACACAGGTTACCTTGATTCTGTGGATGGTAGGGGGCTCATCTCTCGAAAGGGGCCCTGCTGCTACTGAACGTTAATTCCTTTTGAAGATACTTAAGAGGTGGTAGCAAATTATGCTGGAGTGAATTACATTTTCTGTGACAAATACTCTATCTGAAGGCAGGCCATCTGATTGAGAACCTTTTTGTTTCCATTTAGCAAGCGCAGTCAAACTCCGCTCGATGAAAGCAATATTACGCCGGCTTCATCCATGGATAGAAAACTTTCAACAACAAaactacagagcagacagacaaggCAATCCTGCTACTACTATATGCAAATGACGTCAACAAGAAAGGTGACTGGCTccattgtgagtgtgtgtgcagatCCTTGTACTGCAATGCAAAAAAGCAAAGGAAAATACACCTCTACAAAAAAGCTGCTacaagacagagagaaaaagctTATGACAAGAAAAGCAGGAAGTAGAGAGCTAATGCTATGACCCCTGTAGGACAGCTCACGCCAAGACAGTTGCAGACCGAGGTCAGCCTACCTTGGCTTTCTGCAGTGCTAAACTGGGCCTTCAACATATTGTTTCTTCAGTTCAACATATTTCAACTACAGGAGTCAGCCTCACTGTGCGCCACTGACAACAGCACCGCCTGTTCAGAGAAGAGAAAGCCCAGTGGTTAATGACGAGGTCCCAGGTTCTCCAACAAGGAGGGAAACACAAGTACACTAAGGCCCATCTGCAGACCCTCTCTTCCACTGATGCTCCCTAAAAAGGAATGGATGCTGAGCTGAAGTGGTATATTGAGTCTTTCCTATACCACATACCTTTAACACCAAATGACTCCTATTTTCCAAAACTAACCTGGTAGGGCATTCGTTTGTAGGAAATACCTAGTGTCCACCACTAGGTTCATTTCCAACTTCTCTTTATTCTTGAAGATGAATTATGTACCACATATTGTGAAACACCAAAAGTGTAACTTGGGAGGGTGTATTTCTCAATATGGTCAGGAAAGAATGGGAATAGGGAACCCATTTCTCCATTACACATGACTAAAGGCCTCATGCATTGAGAAAATGACTAATTTCACTGATCTTTTCATCCATCAGTTGGTCCAAGACCATAGGGAGCAACCCCGCTCTGAGAGGAGCCCATCCAGCTGCTATACAGGGCAAGAACCTGCCTCGGCACTGGTGTTGATTGGCCGATTCCAAATCTATGGTAGCTTTCAGGGATGTTGCTGTCCAGGCACCAGATTGGCTGCCTATCCTGACTCTCTACACTTGTGTAAGCTTATAAGAAGCCTCACCATAGCTATCGTAGCTGTCTCTGTACGAACCTCCTGAACGATCTCCATATCCTCCTCCTTGCGCTCTGTGGACAGAAGAAGAAATGTACATCAGTAAACAAGAATTGGACGAGCAGAAGCAAGTTGAGTAACATTAAATTTAAAATGGTCTTCCTAAAAGTGCTTGCCTACTGTCAAAATGGGCACATAGCTTCTTAAAATGCATTGTGATTTACCGATAGGATCTATACCCTTCAGCTTTCCTTTGTCTTCCCAAATTCTATCAATTGCCTAACATATAGTAGCTATACATATGCAAATGTGACTTTATGTAGCTGAGGTGGTATCACTATTCACCTGTCTTTGTTGTAGTAGCCTCTTTCTGATCCGTATGAGCCTCCACTTCTGTTGTCGTAACGTCCACCACCATATCCCCGGTCTCCACCACCTGTAATATAACGTGTGGTTAACAGCTGACTCAAAGGAATGCTAAAAGCAGCCATGCACTCATCTTATGGTTAAATGTGTTGATAAGAGAATATCGAACACCACTCTTCAGTTTGGACATGCTATCAGTAGCCCAACAGATGTCTCAATCAAACCTCTACAGCTACTAGTCAACAGCAACAGTCACTGCAAAACAAAAAGACATGGGAACATAGGAGTGGTTATTAAGGATGAGGGACCAGAAGGGAGGGTCAGAGCGCGGGGTGCACGCATACGCACTGACTACTTCTGGTTAGTTCTGCAAGCCACAGAATCCCAGGCTAGCGCAGGTGTGAGGACATCTTTGTAGGGTTGGGACTGGGGTGTCAGTCACTCCAAGGCAAACGAGGGAGGAACACTCAAAGTCAGGATGCTGTAGGATAGAAAACAACAAACTTGCCTCGTGAGAAGCCACGCCCACctcttccaccaccaccacctctgcCTCCACGGAAgtatcctcctccacctcctctgccGCCTGAAGAGCCCCCTCGGAATCCGCCTCCGGACCTGCCACCACCGCCAGATTTGCCAGCCTGGTCGACACGGATCTGTCTGCCATCAAGAGACTGACACAGAAATGGTTGGGAGAGATAAAATAAAGAATACACCATTAATATCGTCGTTGCACAGTCAAAACAGAGTTGTGTTTCAGGGCGGAGTTTAGGTTTAATTGTCACCTTGCCGTTCATGGCCAGCATAGCATCCTTGGCCTCATCTGGGTTCTCGAAGGTGACGAAACCAAAGCCCCTGGACCTCTGAGTTTCTCTGTCTTTAATTACAACAACTAGACAGAGACATTTTATTTAAAGACTATAGAGACACAAGGCAACCTTGCAAGACGTGTATCATTCAAAGCATGTTCAAATAGTGGACCACcagatacatatatatatatatttttttaaatatatagatTTTTTACATTGCACCCAATATCCAACAGTTAGTTGCTTACCTTCAGATATTTGCCCATATTTGGAGAATACATCTTCTAATGACTGTTCATTAGTGTCAAAGCTGAGGCCACCCACAAAAAGCTTCCCTTCGTCAGACATCCTTCCTTTTCACCACTGCAGAAGGGAAGAAATAACATGTTTATTATGGTTGCAATGATTTATTTGCAATGAACTGTTAGCAGCCGGGCTGGAGATTTTTGTTTAGCTAAATCTGATTAGGTGGGCCTGGCAGTGCCTACGCCACTGGATAGCAGGTTATTATTGGATGCAACCCTCTGTTCATGTTCTATTCTTGCAATGGAGCATTTACACACGCAATAACAAAATTATTTTTAACAGTTGTTTGGCTTgattctgttttgtatttttacccAATGCCAAGTATGTTGTATTACCAAAATGAAAGTAACCTAGCAAGTTTAATAAAAACCAGTCAAGTGCCAGCGAGTGAAGAACAAATGCGTATGGGGGGGCTTAGCTCATAAAGGCCCAAGACCATCCTGCCCCCTGGTAGCTAGCGCTGCCTTCTCGTCCTCTTTCCCAATATAACGCTAccgtagctagctagtttacgGTAGCTAGCCAATGAAATTTGCGTTTTCGCAACAAAAAGCGGTCCTCGCTCCACAAGCAGATGAGTGCGTGCGATTCAGCTCCGTTTTTAGTACAATTCAGTAAGCGACATCGTCTTCCCCGCCCCCTCATGTCCCAGGCCTAGATGTGCACCTCCCTTTGTTCAACATTGTCCAACAACCACAACGGCGCCATTTATGATAGTGCTAATGGACCCCGACTAGCCAGCTATCACTGCGTCATTGCATCGAATAACGTTACTGAGCACGCTCGCTTGTATAGTAAAATGTGGGCATAGGCATTATGGCGAATGCAAGAACGTTGGTCTGTTCCGCACACCACAATATAATTGTCCATTAATTCGGACATCGAACACAATTTAGTATCATGAGGATGTTATCGTTGGCTACCTGCTCGCTAGTTAGCTGCATCTTGAGCCACCTTCAGACTCCTCCTTGGGTGATGTCACACTCATTTAGCCTGCCACAATCTTGGTAGCTCCTGTCCCGAATTAAATAAAATACGTTTACGAACACAAACATTTATGAAAACGGTTATTACAATAGCTTACCTCCGACAAAACAGAGAATCTCTTGCGACCGACCTGCAGCAGATGGGAATGAATGAGATGCGGGGCCTCCCGGTATATGTATTGATGCGTCCCTTGCAGTTACGCCCAACTTATGAATATTAAGCAGATAAAACCCTCCACGGCTCAAGGAATAgcatttcagattttatttttaaGTACATTTTTCAGATAACaaatttacttttttttttttttttttttttacgttggaGGTTCAACTACAGCCAACTGTCTGTACATTTGCCCATATTTGGATCAATACATGCACCGACTCCAATGAGTAGTCCTGAATGAAAAGTCTATTTACCATCAGAAATATATGTTCTTGTGTGCACTGTACTACAACTAAAATAGACATTACAAGAATGTCCTATAAAATGTGCAAGAGACAACCAATATGAAAAATAGATTTAATCCACTCCATTTCCAAGACGTTCATTTGAGTACttcagaaaaaaatacaaataaaaaataaagtgtaTACTGGTAATACAGGTGCTGCATTGGCACGCCAGAATGACAACCAGTTTGGTAAACATCATGGATATATAAAATCTGGTTCAGATATGCACTCCCATTCCAAGGCAGGTCTTGACTAAACGACAAGTCCAGTTCAGCAGCACATCTCTAGTTCAGTCTTAAAGATATCTCCTGGTGACGATTTTCCAAGGAGCCGTTTCAGGGCAAACCATCCTGTGGTGAACCTGGAATAAAGTTACAATTAGTCAGAAGAAATACAGTAAAATGACAGATGAGTTTACAATTCTAGCAGTGCACTCAAGTCAGTTGTACCATACGCTACTGTTAATAGTCAGAACAGCATGCATCCCCAATTCTCACCAAGTGTGTACTTCTCCCCacatttaaaagcattggattggtgtacgCATATTCTGTAGGGAGTTCCCACAAGGTCGTAGACACTGGgattgacaaaaaaaacatgTCCATCCTTTGACGGATGCAACTCTTCTGAACACGTCCAAAAGTTGACTTGTATACTGTAAATATTAACCCTTCCTTGAGTGATACCTGATCTTATCTGACTAGAGGACAGGTAAAAAGCAGGGCTCCACAACACTGCCTTCGACAATAAAATGTGTCAGATCAGTGAAGATATCATTTAAGGGGAACGCAAACAGGGCCCATGACTTCAGCTCGAAGGCATTCAGTACACATCAGAGAATACCCACCTCCAAGGAAGCACTGGAACGAAACAGTCAGCGTCGAAGTCCAACCCCGTGTTAAAGCAGGCTTTCACATCCAACGCTTAGTTTAACCTGATCGAGTAACAAGACTGTAATTAGTTGAGTACAGCTTTTGAGGGCAAGAATATGACATGCATTTGCTTATCATTATCAACATGAACTACAGATGTGCtaaacagcatcaacttccagcATTAGACAGTGTTTATCCTATCAAAGTTGATTGAACGTTAAGATGTTTACACAAAACAAATTACATAGTGATAAacttgacaagcaaaagtagaaaGGTGATAGCTGTCTAGAATTTAGGTAGATTCAGCGATATGACGCACATGCAGAAAGtgaacagcatagtgggtcaatttccacaaCTACTAGACATATTGAAGCACAAGGCGCAACAACTTCActgttttggtgccctggctaAAATGCTGTGAAGCGAACCTGTGCACAGATATTGTGTGACCAAGTAGTCTCTTGCGTCCCAATCAATGTCTGCACTTCTGCTTGTGACAACATCATTTTGCTGAGTCCACCTTTAAGATGAAGACATATTTTGCAATCACTGGGAGAACAGTACTTGTAGTTTCACAGATCAAAACTGGGAGAATCTTGTTTTACACTAGGGATACTTGAGCCATGACAACTTATGAAATTTTCAAAAGCTCAATGGTCATTTTCAGAGTCTAGTAGTCCCAATGGTCTATGGGGACAGGGtgaaaattcaacaaaaaaaaacaggatACGCTACTGGACGTACTCATGCAACTCAGGGTTCTGAACAGTAACGGCTAGGGCCTGAGGAAGTGACAGCGGTAGTTGGGTAAAGTTGAAGGCAGTTAAGATGGACATCAAAATGAGAACTTTGAGGGATGCGAACAGGAGAGCAAAAGTCTTTACCTCACATTACTGGCCTATTTCCACTTATGAACTAGCCAAGAGAGCAGCATTCACCAGAGCGGATTCACGTGTCGGTAGGCACAACACTTCATTCTCCAAGGACTTTGTTGAGTTCCAAAACGATAGTAGAGCTCTTGGGCGCAATGAAGCATTATAAAAGAACCAGTGCCAGCACCAGGATGACATTTCATTTCTATTCTGCTTGCAACACACCCAGGCCCCCCAACCCCGCACAATGACTAGCTTCAGGTTAGATCTTTTAGCATCTTCTGAGTATTAATTCAGCCACCCTTCCAAAATGAGATCCCACCTTTCAGAATACCCTTTCCAGCTGAGACTATGCTATCATTTCTCTCAACCCACTTACGACATCTCTCCCTACCAGACTCGCATTGCATAACATTCAGCTGGCTTAGTGTGAACAGGCTTAAGTTCTTTGAAGGCACAAGAAATCAGAGCATTTTCAACGGATTGTTTAATAGGCTTCATGAAGCCAGGATATACAAAAAAATTAGGGGTGTTTGTACACAGAACAGAGAGCACATATCCTTGTAGTAACATTGAGTGATCGTGAATGTTGAGTCCATCATTATGCACGTTTGAGAAGAGCAAAGTACCCTAGGCCAACTGCAGAAGGCTGCAAACACCTAGTATACCTTTCAATGAAATCGTTTCGCCAGTCAAAGTCATTCACTCTTTGGATACTGAGTATTTACAAATCTTTAGCAATATCAAGGTGGTCTGCTGGAAACCAGTGCTCCCACGGCATTCCTACCTTGTTACACTAAAGGAATGCATTACAGAACTGAAGGAGCACACCACAGCTTGTCAAGCTTCTAGTGTAAAtttcacagatttttttttttaagtccagAATTCACAACGGCAGTGAAAATAAGCTTAAATGGAAACATTTTACTACTGATATTTGAGTCTTCCGATTGAGCAGGAACATGGTCAAGACTGAATTTGTCGTAGAAGCTATCAGGCTGTGTTGAACAGATAACGAGTCAACGGTGGAAACAGGTTTCATTGCAAATAAAGCCATTAATTATCAAATTTGATTCTCCCTGTGTCGACTCTTCCTGCAACACCAGAAGGGCATACTGAACTTAAGGTATTAAGATCCTTAGTGAGCGTCAAGGCTTACAATAATTAAATTAAACGCTACAGGATTACTGCCATGACAGATCCTGTAGAACACaacacaaaaaaatctaaagatACTGCCAAGATTGTTAAAGAAAACACTAGCACCAGATACCacaaacagaagaaaaaaagTGTCTTCGAAGAGCGCATCTTTTAAAAAACAGCCAGCGAAGGGACGATCTTGCAATCAGgaagtttgtttttgtttttactcGTGTGTAGCTGAGGACAAGAAGAAGCCACAAGTGTAAAGGCACTGCAGCATTCGGACATTTCTCACACAGTAGACTAGAACCTATTCATATTTTGTGCCACAGTTCTCATAAGGTTCTCATTGCAACAGTAAAGCATCAGGGCAAGGGGCATTGGATGTGAACTTATGCCTCTTCAAAAGAAAACTGACTCAGtggaaaaaaatattgaaatgTCTTTCTGCTTCTGGGTGGGTGGCAGAGCTGGATTTTTGAGCAGACCTGGGTATTTTAACATGCTAATCCAAGAGGGCACAGGCTTTCGGATACTGAGCAACAAGTCTTACAGGGCCATTCTGGGAGTCTATGCAATCATGTCCAGTCCGTACTAAACATTTCTAGTCCATACCAACAGTGAGATCATGGCAACTAGGCTACATCAAACGTACCATAGCTGTCATAGCTGTCTCTGTAGGATCCCCCAGAGCGGCCACCATAACCACTTTCACCACCACTCCTAAAAATGTGCACATATGAATGCTGGTTAACGGAAACCAAGGAAAAGTACATGATTATCCTAGAAAGACAACATATGAAGCTAAAAGCCTATTAATGTTACTAAAACCAGCTGACCGATCACTTAAAAGTCAACACTTTAgagaaaataaaaacattaaatTAAGTCTTACCTGGCCTCTCTGTAACCTCCGCTGCCACCCCCAGAGGAGTATCCTCCACCACTCCTGTAGCTACCACCATAGCTTCTGTCTCCTCCACCACCATAGCTTCTGTCACCTCCATagcttctctctcctccaccataGCTTCGGTCACCACCATAGCTtctgtctccaccaccatagcCACCACCTACGTCAAAAATAAGAACATTTCAGTCAAAGGCCCTTCAGTTTGGAGCAAGGTAAAATAAAAAGAGGGGTGTGACTTATAGCAAACGGAAGCTAACCACTTCGCAATGccagcccttacctcctcctaaATAACCATGCCCAcctcttcctctgcctcctctGAAGCCACCAGAACCACCCCTGAAGCCACCAGAACCACCCCTGAAGCCACCAGAACCACCACGGTCAGATCTTCCTCCCGACTTGCCAGCTTCATCCACACGGATCATCCTGCCATCAACAGACtgaaggaggaggggggtagaAGTTAATACCAGTGATTTATA
This genomic stretch from Salvelinus alpinus chromosome 15, SLU_Salpinus.1, whole genome shotgun sequence harbors:
- the LOC139539734 gene encoding cold-inducible RNA-binding protein B-like isoform X4 — translated: MSDEGKLFVGGLSFDTNEQSLEDVFSKYGQISEVVVIKDRETQRSRGFGFVTFENPDEAKDAMLAMNGKSLDGRQIRVDQAGKSGGGGRSGGGFRGGSSGGRGGGGGYFRGGRGGGGGRGGGDRGYGGGRYDNRSGGSYGSERGYYNKDRAQGGGYGDRSGGDEGGW
- the LOC139539734 gene encoding cold-inducible RNA-binding protein B-like isoform X2 yields the protein MSDEGKLFVGGLSFDTNEQSLEDVFSKYGQISEVVVIKDRETQRSRGFGFVTFENPDEAKDAMLAMNGKSLDGRQIRVDQAGKSGGGGRSGGGFRGGSSGGRGGGGGYFRGGRGGGGGRGGGDRGYGGGRYDNRSGGSYGSERGYYNKDRAQGGGYGDRSGGSYRDSYDSYGDEGGW
- the LOC139539734 gene encoding cold-inducible RNA-binding protein B-like isoform X3, with product MSDEGKLFVGGLSFDTNEQSLEDVFSKYGQISEVVVIKDRETQRSRGFGFVTFENPDEAKDAMLAMNGKSLDGRQIRVDQAGKSGGGGRSGGGFRGGSSGGRGGGGGYFRGGRGGGGGRGGRGFSRGGGDRGYGGGRYDNRSGGSYGSERGYYNKDRAQGGGYGDRSGGDEGGW
- the LOC139539734 gene encoding cold-inducible RNA-binding protein B-like isoform X1, translating into MSDEGKLFVGGLSFDTNEQSLEDVFSKYGQISEVVVIKDRETQRSRGFGFVTFENPDEAKDAMLAMNGKSLDGRQIRVDQAGKSGGGGRSGGGFRGGSSGGRGGGGGYFRGGRGGGGGRGGRGFSRGGGDRGYGGGRYDNRSGGSYGSERGYYNKDRAQGGGYGDRSGGSYRDSYDSYGDEGGW
- the LOC139539732 gene encoding cold-inducible RNA-binding protein B-like isoform X4, producing MSDEGKLFVGGLCFDTDETSLEEAFSKYGNIAKVDVVRDRETRRSRGFGFVTFENPEDAKDAMAAMNGKSVDGRMIRVDEAGKSGGRSDRGGSGGFRGGSGGFRGGSGGFRGGRGRGGGYGGGDRSYGGDRSYGGGERSYGGDRSYGGGGDRSYGGSYRSGGGYSSGGGSGGYREARSGGESGYGGRSGGSYRDSYDSYATHE
- the LOC139539732 gene encoding cold-inducible RNA-binding protein B-like isoform X3, whose protein sequence is MSDEGKLFVGGLCFDTDETSLEEAFSKYGNIAKVDVVRDRETRRSRGFGFVTFENPEDAKDAMAAMNGKSVDGRMIRVDEAGKSGGRSDRGGSGGFRGGSGGFRGGSGGFRGGRGRGGHGYLGGGGGYGGGDRSYGGDRSYGGGERSYGGDRSYGGGGDRSYGGSYRSGGGYSSGGGSGGYREARSGGESGYGGRSGGSYRDSYDSYATHE
- the LOC139539732 gene encoding cold-inducible RNA-binding protein B-like isoform X2, whose protein sequence is MVDNFTIDSQIIKMSDEGKLFVGGLCFDTDETSLEEAFSKYGNIAKVDVVRDRETRRSRGFGFVTFENPEDAKDAMAAMNGKSVDGRMIRVDEAGKSGGRSDRGGSGGFRGGSGGFRGGSGGFRGGRGRGGGYGGGDRSYGGDRSYGGGERSYGGDRSYGGGGDRSYGGSYRSGGGYSSGGGSGGYREARSGGESGYGGRSGGSYRDSYDSYATHE
- the LOC139539732 gene encoding cold-inducible RNA-binding protein B-like isoform X1; amino-acid sequence: MVDNFTIDSQIIKMSDEGKLFVGGLCFDTDETSLEEAFSKYGNIAKVDVVRDRETRRSRGFGFVTFENPEDAKDAMAAMNGKSVDGRMIRVDEAGKSGGRSDRGGSGGFRGGSGGFRGGSGGFRGGRGRGGHGYLGGGGGYGGGDRSYGGDRSYGGGERSYGGDRSYGGGGDRSYGGSYRSGGGYSSGGGSGGYREARSGGESGYGGRSGGSYRDSYDSYATHE